In Rhodothermus profundi, the following are encoded in one genomic region:
- a CDS encoding peptidoglycan D,D-transpeptidase FtsI family protein — protein MEPRDQMLTRMYVVLVLVALWPLAITGRMFWIYLGEGTVLRAEGQRQVRAVVTIPAMRGEILDRAGRALAVNTVRYDLALDPEVEGFAARASAFFERLARLTGKSAAYFRRRVARRQSPRYVVLWRGLTEAQKTTIERWKVPGVILEPHFTRWYPYGSLAAHVLGFVGADGHGLAGLELQYDRYLQGRPGRRVVQRDRRGVLKPMVGGEVVEPVHGQTLVLTLDLIRQTILEEELARGVAEAGARWGTAIAMDPRTGAVLAMANVPTYDPNQPTAAPEEARRNRAITDRLEPGSTFKLVAAIAALEQGVVALDDTIDTGDGWAVFAGRTIRDVHAYGRISFAEVLVHSSNVGIARVATQLTPGILYQYARNLGFGQPTLIDLPGEVSGTLKRPDQWSGTTLTSMSMGYEVDATPLQILAAYCALANGGLLVRPYVVAERRAVTGEVIWRARPDSIRRAFRRETARRLLPVFERVVNEGTGQAARIEGLPVAGKTGTASKVVKGRYQPGAYRASFVGLFPADDPRVALIVVLDEPRRSIYGGQVAAPVFRRIAERWIGTFPKIAERIAPREALPEHVMRPLPSVSGQPLAVAAARLWAEGLEVRTIGPEAEQVFVATQRPAPNALVGPGTTVRLQTVRSDTLPRRMPDLRGLSARQALYWLATYRVAVRVKGHGQVVAQWPRPGTPLPKEVYLQCQ, from the coding sequence GTGGAGCCCCGCGATCAAATGCTGACGCGCATGTACGTGGTGCTGGTGCTGGTGGCGCTCTGGCCGCTGGCAATTACGGGACGCATGTTCTGGATTTATCTGGGAGAAGGGACGGTCTTGCGGGCCGAAGGGCAACGGCAGGTGCGGGCGGTTGTAACGATTCCCGCCATGCGGGGCGAAATCCTGGATCGAGCGGGACGGGCGTTGGCTGTCAATACCGTGCGCTACGACCTGGCGCTCGATCCAGAAGTCGAAGGGTTTGCAGCCCGGGCTTCTGCGTTCTTTGAAAGACTGGCTCGTTTGACCGGCAAATCGGCTGCGTATTTCCGACGGCGGGTGGCCCGGCGTCAGAGTCCGCGCTACGTTGTGCTCTGGCGAGGCCTGACTGAAGCGCAAAAGACAACGATAGAACGCTGGAAGGTCCCCGGCGTCATCCTGGAGCCGCACTTCACGCGCTGGTATCCCTACGGGTCGTTGGCCGCGCATGTGCTGGGTTTTGTAGGGGCCGATGGGCATGGGCTGGCCGGGCTAGAACTGCAATACGATCGATACTTACAGGGACGGCCCGGGCGGCGTGTGGTGCAGCGCGACCGGCGTGGCGTGCTTAAGCCGATGGTAGGAGGCGAAGTCGTTGAGCCGGTGCATGGACAGACGCTGGTGCTGACGCTTGATCTGATCCGACAGACCATTCTGGAAGAGGAGTTGGCCCGTGGCGTAGCAGAAGCCGGTGCTCGCTGGGGTACTGCCATTGCTATGGATCCGCGGACGGGCGCCGTGCTGGCTATGGCCAACGTTCCCACTTATGATCCCAATCAGCCTACTGCCGCGCCGGAGGAAGCGCGCCGCAACCGGGCTATCACCGACCGCCTGGAGCCCGGGTCTACCTTCAAGCTTGTTGCGGCCATCGCGGCGCTGGAGCAGGGCGTTGTAGCGCTGGACGACACCATTGATACCGGAGATGGATGGGCGGTCTTCGCCGGGCGCACCATACGGGACGTGCACGCCTACGGACGTATCTCCTTCGCCGAAGTGCTGGTGCATTCCAGCAACGTAGGTATTGCCAGGGTGGCCACGCAGCTTACTCCCGGCATTCTCTATCAGTATGCTCGGAATCTAGGCTTCGGCCAGCCTACGTTGATTGATCTGCCCGGCGAGGTGAGCGGTACGCTCAAGCGGCCAGATCAGTGGAGCGGCACCACGCTTACCTCTATGAGTATGGGCTATGAAGTCGATGCCACCCCGCTTCAGATTCTGGCCGCCTACTGCGCATTGGCCAATGGAGGACTGCTGGTTCGACCCTACGTCGTGGCCGAACGCCGCGCAGTCACCGGCGAAGTGATCTGGCGGGCGCGGCCCGACTCTATCCGGCGTGCATTCCGACGCGAGACGGCCCGGCGGTTGCTTCCCGTCTTTGAACGGGTGGTCAATGAAGGGACGGGACAAGCGGCCCGAATTGAAGGGCTACCGGTAGCGGGCAAGACGGGCACCGCCTCGAAAGTAGTGAAGGGACGGTACCAGCCCGGGGCTTATCGGGCATCCTTTGTCGGTCTGTTCCCGGCGGATGATCCGCGCGTAGCATTGATCGTGGTGCTCGACGAGCCCCGGCGCAGTATCTATGGTGGACAGGTGGCAGCGCCTGTCTTTCGGAGGATTGCAGAACGCTGGATCGGCACCTTCCCCAAAATTGCAGAGCGCATAGCACCCCGCGAAGCGTTGCCCGAGCACGTCATGCGACCGTTGCCGTCGGTCAGCGGACAGCCGCTGGCGGTGGCGGCTGCGCGGCTCTGGGCGGAGGGACTGGAAGTGAGAACCATTGGGCCGGAAGCCGAGCAGGTGTTTGTGGCCACCCAGCGGCCAGCACCGAATGCTCTGGTAGGGCCGGGAACGACCGTGCGTTTGCAGACTGTGCGTTCGGATACGCTACCGCGCCGCATGCCCGACCTACGGGGATTGAGTGCCCGGCAGGCCCTCTACTGGTTGGCCACCTATCGCGTAGCGGTGCGCGTGAAAGGCCACGGGCAGGTAGTAGCGCAGTGGCCCAGACCAGGGACACCCTTACCCAAGGAGGTATATCTGCAATGCCAGTAG
- a CDS encoding UDP-N-acetylmuramoyl-L-alanyl-D-glutamate--2,6-diaminopimelate ligase, whose translation MPVAIPREPIPLTQVLQRLERAELLRTVVGSAAERQLTHLTDNSQEARAGGLFVAVRGERVDSHQFIDQAIAQGAVAVVGEAIPEAFAERFPDAVFIQVSNSRRALGLLATIFHMNPARRLRLIGITGTNGKTTTAFLVYHMLNEIDEETGLIGTISYRFGRHELPALNTTPGPIELNHLLRRMTGVPCKNCVMEVSSHALAQERVAGLPFSIAVFTNLTRDHLDYHGSFEAYLKAKKKLFDGLTFRATALYNIDDPSGPAVVADTQACRISYGQREEAQLRMRIVGHTLEGLMLNIDGRFQRFPLVGRFNAYNLLAAYGVGRAMGLDPDLLLEALAHVPQIPGRFERFTFEDNTTVIVDYAHTPDALENVLRAIREVMPEGARLWCIFGCGGERDRGKRPMMGAVAERLADCVIVTSDNPRAEDPEQIFEDIRQGMRHPEAVLWEVDRAQAIEQAAKLCRPGDVVLVAGKGHEAYQIIGTEKIPFDDRQLVQEFFEHYHTPARPPSFRFL comes from the coding sequence ATGCCAGTAGCCATCCCACGTGAACCGATACCGCTGACGCAGGTGCTTCAGCGCCTGGAACGGGCAGAACTGCTGCGGACGGTCGTCGGCTCAGCGGCCGAGCGGCAGCTTACGCATTTGACAGATAACAGTCAGGAGGCGCGAGCGGGCGGGTTGTTTGTGGCCGTTCGGGGAGAGCGCGTCGACAGCCATCAGTTCATTGATCAGGCTATAGCTCAGGGAGCTGTTGCCGTGGTCGGCGAAGCCATACCAGAAGCGTTTGCCGAGCGATTCCCCGACGCCGTCTTTATTCAGGTGTCAAACAGTCGGCGCGCGCTGGGCCTGCTGGCCACCATCTTCCACATGAATCCCGCCCGTCGCCTGCGGCTGATCGGTATTACTGGTACCAATGGCAAAACGACTACAGCGTTTCTGGTCTATCACATGCTGAATGAAATTGACGAAGAGACCGGACTGATCGGTACGATCAGCTATCGGTTTGGCCGGCACGAACTCCCTGCGCTGAATACCACGCCGGGCCCCATCGAGCTGAACCATCTGCTGCGGCGCATGACCGGCGTGCCCTGTAAGAACTGTGTCATGGAGGTCTCTTCCCATGCCCTGGCACAGGAGCGGGTGGCCGGACTGCCGTTCTCCATTGCTGTTTTTACCAACCTGACGCGCGATCACCTGGACTATCACGGCTCGTTCGAAGCTTACCTGAAAGCCAAAAAGAAGCTCTTTGATGGCCTGACGTTTCGCGCTACGGCGCTCTATAACATCGACGATCCTAGCGGACCGGCTGTTGTGGCCGACACGCAGGCATGCCGGATCAGCTATGGGCAGCGCGAGGAAGCCCAGTTGCGCATGCGCATCGTCGGCCACACTCTGGAGGGGCTCATGCTCAACATTGATGGTCGTTTCCAGCGCTTTCCACTGGTAGGGCGGTTCAACGCGTACAATCTCCTCGCTGCGTACGGGGTCGGGCGGGCGATGGGGCTGGATCCTGACCTGTTGCTGGAGGCGCTGGCGCACGTGCCCCAGATACCCGGCCGGTTTGAACGCTTCACCTTTGAGGATAACACCACCGTCATTGTGGACTATGCGCATACGCCTGATGCGCTGGAGAATGTGCTGCGCGCAATCCGGGAGGTCATGCCAGAAGGCGCGCGACTGTGGTGCATTTTCGGATGTGGGGGCGAGCGCGACCGGGGCAAGCGACCAATGATGGGGGCTGTTGCGGAACGACTGGCCGACTGCGTGATCGTGACGAGCGACAATCCTCGGGCAGAAGACCCCGAGCAGATTTTTGAAGATATTCGCCAGGGCATGCGGCATCCAGAAGCCGTGCTATGGGAGGTGGATCGGGCCCAGGCTATTGAGCAGGCGGCTAAGCTGTGTCGCCCGGGCGACGTGGTGCTGGTGGCCGGAAAAGGGCATGAAGCCTACCAGATCATCGGCACCGAGAAGATACCGTTTGATGATCGTCAACTAGTGCAGGAGTTCTTTGAGCATTACCACACGCCAGCGCGTCCGCCCTCGTTCAGGTTTCTGTAG
- the mraY gene encoding phospho-N-acetylmuramoyl-pentapeptide-transferase — protein MLYYLLQYLEATYQPPGFQVFQFITVRAVLAALTALALSLFVGRRIIRWLQRKQLGEHVRNDMPVSHAHKAGTPTMGGLIILLSLLTSVLLWGAIAEVYVWLALLATAWMGMFGLVDDYIKTILRDKRGLAPRIKLIGQVSLGLIVGGVLYFHPQFSEIHTITYVPFLKDRVFDYYFFGNRLSVDIGWVVYLPVAVFVVTAVSNAVNITDGLDGLAAGTTAFVAGGLMVFAYISGNAILADFLNDLYLPGAGELAVFAAAMAAACLGFLWFNGYPAQVFMGDTGALALGAAVGTLALMVKKELLLPLLGAVYFIEALSVIIQTTYFKYTRWRTGTGRRVFRVAPLHHHFEARGLHESKIVIRFWIVTALTVLATLLTLRIR, from the coding sequence ATGCTTTACTACTTGCTCCAGTATCTCGAAGCCACCTACCAGCCGCCCGGTTTTCAGGTTTTTCAGTTTATCACGGTTCGGGCGGTGCTGGCTGCGCTGACCGCGCTAGCCCTTTCCCTTTTTGTAGGGCGTCGCATCATCCGATGGCTGCAGCGCAAGCAGCTAGGCGAGCATGTGCGGAACGACATGCCGGTCAGCCATGCGCACAAAGCCGGCACACCAACCATGGGCGGCCTGATCATTTTGCTGTCGCTGCTGACTTCTGTGCTGCTATGGGGAGCAATTGCTGAAGTGTACGTCTGGCTGGCCCTGCTGGCTACTGCCTGGATGGGTATGTTCGGGCTAGTTGACGACTACATCAAAACCATTCTACGGGACAAGCGAGGCCTGGCCCCTCGCATTAAGCTGATCGGTCAGGTCAGCCTTGGATTGATTGTGGGCGGCGTGCTTTATTTCCACCCCCAATTTTCAGAGATCCATACCATTACATATGTGCCCTTTCTTAAAGATCGCGTTTTCGACTACTACTTCTTTGGCAATAGATTGTCGGTGGACATCGGATGGGTCGTGTATCTGCCGGTGGCGGTTTTTGTGGTGACTGCTGTGTCCAACGCCGTCAATATTACTGACGGGCTGGATGGGCTGGCAGCAGGAACAACGGCGTTTGTAGCGGGAGGGTTGATGGTGTTTGCCTACATCTCGGGTAATGCGATCCTGGCCGACTTTCTCAATGATCTGTACCTGCCCGGTGCGGGCGAGCTGGCCGTATTTGCAGCCGCCATGGCGGCGGCCTGTCTGGGTTTTCTCTGGTTTAACGGCTATCCTGCCCAGGTTTTCATGGGTGACACAGGAGCGCTGGCACTGGGCGCGGCTGTAGGAACGCTGGCTTTGATGGTTAAAAAGGAGCTGCTCCTGCCATTGCTGGGCGCTGTCTATTTCATTGAGGCGCTCTCTGTGATTATCCAGACGACCTATTTCAAATACACGCGCTGGCGCACGGGCACCGGACGCCGCGTGTTTCGCGTGGCGCCGCTGCATCATCACTTTGAAGCAAGGGGGCTCCATGAATCGAAAATTGTCATTCGATTCTGGATCGTGACAGCCCTGACCGTATTGGCTACGCTGCTGACGTTGCGGATTCGGTGA
- the murD gene encoding UDP-N-acetylmuramoyl-L-alanine--D-glutamate ligase: MRPEELRKKRVTVVGGGRSGLAVARLLRKAGARVFLTEQKPAAPELATTLKALGVRYEFGGHTARALEADLMVVSPGVPSTIPLVQQALRIGMPVYSEIEVAAWFCRAPIVAVTGTNGKTTTTSLIGYIFRQAGRRTIVAGNIGYPFSDYVQDTTPEDVVVLEVSSFQLDHVATFRPRVSVLLNITPDHLDRYNYSFNDYAQSKFRIFANQRDADVLVYNHDDELIRMAAERAHRKRGLRVLGFSQRRALPAGAFVRDGYLILRIEQQEEVLMHANELALRGRHNLYNSLAAAVAARVMEVRNDVVRESLASFEGVPHRLEFVRELDGVRYVNDSKATNVNAVWYALESFSCPIVLIAGGRDKGNDYSVLKPLVAEKVRALVAIGESADKLLRELGALVPIAVKAQSMEEAIQHARVFAEPGDVVLLSPACASFDMFENYEERGDTFRRLVMSL, encoded by the coding sequence ATGCGTCCGGAGGAGTTGCGCAAAAAGCGAGTAACGGTGGTGGGCGGAGGCCGGAGCGGCCTGGCCGTCGCCCGGCTCCTGCGAAAGGCCGGAGCGCGGGTATTTCTGACCGAGCAAAAGCCTGCTGCCCCCGAATTAGCAACGACGCTCAAAGCACTGGGCGTGCGCTACGAATTTGGAGGACATACCGCTCGGGCGCTAGAGGCCGATTTGATGGTGGTCAGCCCGGGCGTCCCCTCGACAATTCCGCTGGTGCAGCAGGCGCTGCGGATAGGAATGCCGGTATACTCAGAGATTGAAGTAGCTGCGTGGTTCTGCCGGGCACCTATTGTGGCCGTCACAGGCACCAACGGCAAAACAACCACCACGAGCCTGATCGGCTACATCTTTCGACAGGCCGGCCGGCGAACTATTGTGGCCGGCAACATTGGCTACCCATTCTCGGACTACGTGCAGGACACAACGCCCGAGGATGTGGTGGTGCTGGAAGTCTCCAGCTTCCAGCTTGACCACGTAGCTACCTTCCGCCCGCGCGTCAGCGTGCTGCTCAATATTACGCCGGATCACCTGGACCGGTACAACTACAGCTTCAATGACTATGCGCAAAGCAAATTCCGCATCTTTGCCAACCAGCGAGATGCGGATGTGCTGGTATACAATCATGACGACGAGCTCATCCGCATGGCGGCCGAGCGAGCGCACCGCAAGCGGGGGCTTCGGGTGCTCGGCTTCAGCCAACGGAGAGCGTTGCCGGCGGGCGCCTTTGTGCGCGACGGCTATCTGATCCTTCGGATCGAACAGCAGGAGGAAGTCCTTATGCACGCGAATGAGCTGGCTCTACGCGGGCGACACAACCTGTACAACTCGCTGGCAGCGGCTGTAGCAGCCCGCGTGATGGAAGTGCGCAACGACGTGGTGCGCGAAAGCCTGGCAAGCTTTGAGGGCGTGCCGCACCGGCTGGAGTTCGTGCGCGAGTTGGACGGGGTGCGGTATGTCAACGACTCAAAGGCCACCAACGTGAACGCCGTCTGGTACGCCCTGGAGAGTTTCTCCTGCCCGATTGTACTGATCGCCGGCGGGCGGGATAAGGGGAACGACTACTCGGTGCTCAAGCCCCTGGTGGCCGAAAAAGTGCGCGCGTTGGTGGCCATCGGCGAAAGCGCTGACAAGTTGCTCCGCGAGCTAGGCGCGCTGGTGCCGATTGCGGTCAAAGCGCAGAGCATGGAAGAGGCGATTCAGCATGCGCGCGTGTTTGCTGAGCCGGGCGATGTAGTGCTGCTCAGTCCGGCCTGTGCGTCGTTCGACATGTTCGAGAACTACGAAGAACGCGGCGACACTTTCCGCCGCCTGGTGATGAGTCTGTGA
- a CDS encoding FtsW/RodA/SpoVE family cell cycle protein, with protein sequence MTTARATTRGHRLSRRSVTGGADRYVQLVVVALMAFGVVAVYSAVSFLAETKAGGDPERLLLRHLVRVLLAAGAIAVVSRMDYRQLARWSLPLLVGALGLLLLVQVAGVAFGGATRWLRIGPLAFQPSELASVALLLHLSVLLTRKQSYIGSFERGFLPLLFWILVTAVLIGIENLSTAALLTGSMLLLCFVGRVRLVHLTASGLLGLLLATLMLLVSPQRAARVEAFLGAKIFPHTEAEAVFDPQQEGYQARQARIAFAMGGLTGVGPGKSTQRDFLPAPYNDFIFAIVAEEYGIIGAMLLLAALLVLLFRGYMRIARHAPDPLGFFLAFGATTLLVMQGFVHAAVTCGLLPVTGLPFPFVSYGGTSLLTSGILVGLLLSVSRQAQFSKKE encoded by the coding sequence ATGACGACGGCTCGAGCGACAACGCGGGGACATCGGCTGTCGCGTCGCTCTGTGACTGGCGGCGCCGATCGCTACGTGCAGCTTGTAGTGGTAGCGCTGATGGCCTTCGGCGTGGTGGCAGTTTACAGCGCTGTATCGTTTTTGGCCGAGACAAAGGCCGGAGGGGATCCGGAGCGGTTGCTGCTGCGCCATCTGGTGCGAGTGCTGCTGGCAGCGGGGGCTATTGCTGTGGTGTCGCGAATGGACTACCGGCAACTGGCACGTTGGAGCCTGCCGTTGCTGGTAGGAGCGCTGGGATTGTTGTTGCTGGTCCAGGTAGCTGGCGTGGCCTTTGGCGGGGCAACGCGCTGGCTGCGCATCGGTCCCCTGGCTTTCCAGCCGTCGGAGCTGGCCAGTGTCGCCTTGTTGCTGCATCTGTCGGTATTGCTGACGCGCAAGCAGTCATACATCGGCTCATTTGAGCGAGGCTTCCTGCCGCTGCTGTTCTGGATTCTGGTAACAGCCGTGTTGATTGGGATTGAAAATCTCTCGACCGCCGCGTTGCTGACCGGTAGCATGTTGCTGCTGTGCTTTGTAGGGCGGGTGCGGCTGGTGCATCTAACGGCTTCGGGTTTACTTGGATTGTTGCTGGCCACGTTGATGCTCCTGGTGTCGCCGCAACGGGCAGCCCGCGTAGAAGCATTCCTGGGAGCGAAGATCTTTCCGCACACTGAGGCGGAAGCTGTCTTTGATCCGCAGCAGGAAGGCTACCAGGCCCGGCAGGCGCGCATCGCTTTTGCCATGGGGGGACTGACCGGCGTTGGACCGGGCAAAAGCACGCAACGCGACTTTCTGCCGGCGCCCTACAATGACTTCATCTTTGCGATTGTAGCGGAAGAGTACGGTATCATCGGGGCCATGCTGTTACTGGCAGCACTGCTGGTGCTGCTGTTTCGGGGATATATGCGTATTGCCCGACACGCGCCCGATCCATTAGGCTTCTTCCTGGCCTTCGGGGCGACGACCCTGCTGGTAATGCAGGGCTTTGTGCATGCAGCGGTTACCTGTGGACTGTTGCCGGTGACGGGACTGCCGTTTCCATTTGTGTCGTACGGCGGCACGTCGCTGCTGACCAGCGGCATCCTTGTAGGACTGCTGCTGAGCGTTTCCCGACAGGCTCAGTTTTCCAAGAAAGAGTGA
- the murG gene encoding undecaprenyldiphospho-muramoylpentapeptide beta-N-acetylglucosaminyltransferase: MTEVLWREPEVPRAVLAAAGKAPRVLLTGGGTGGHVYPAIAIAEAIQAQCPEAVIAFAGTRERLEWRAVPAAGFSIYPITAAALPRRWSLRMAQVPWKLMRGFAESLQLVRSFDPNVVIGTGGYVSAPVLLAARLLGRPFVLQEQNAFPGLTNRLLGRWAARVYIAFPEAQDYFPEDRCVLSGNPVRAALRQIARPEARHRFGLPVASQVLFVFGGSLGSMVLNEALLQVLPTLLDEPQLHLLWQTGRKHYEHVRQRLETLAKPLRHRIRLLPYVEDMAAAYAAADLVLCRAGALTCSELMVTGTPAILVPARQVAADHQTHNAESMERAGAARHVPEAELPQRLVREVWTLLADAERRAAMAQAARRMARPQAAAQIASEVLELTTHGRVQSEKKCYG; this comes from the coding sequence ATGACTGAAGTGCTTTGGCGAGAACCAGAAGTGCCACGGGCTGTGCTGGCGGCCGCTGGGAAAGCGCCGCGCGTGCTGCTAACGGGTGGCGGCACCGGTGGCCACGTGTATCCGGCGATTGCTATTGCAGAAGCCATCCAGGCACAATGTCCAGAGGCGGTGATCGCGTTTGCAGGTACTCGGGAGCGGCTTGAGTGGCGCGCTGTGCCGGCAGCCGGTTTCTCAATCTATCCGATTACCGCTGCGGCCCTGCCGCGTCGGTGGTCGCTCCGCATGGCCCAGGTACCCTGGAAGCTGATGCGGGGCTTTGCAGAAAGCCTGCAGTTGGTTCGGTCTTTTGATCCGAACGTTGTTATAGGCACCGGTGGGTACGTTTCCGCCCCGGTGTTGCTGGCTGCCCGGTTGCTGGGGCGTCCTTTTGTGCTGCAGGAGCAAAACGCCTTCCCCGGGCTAACCAACCGATTGCTGGGGCGGTGGGCGGCTCGCGTCTACATTGCCTTTCCAGAGGCGCAGGACTATTTCCCGGAGGATCGATGCGTGCTCAGTGGTAACCCCGTACGAGCAGCACTTCGGCAAATAGCGCGTCCGGAAGCGCGTCACCGGTTCGGGCTGCCGGTAGCGTCTCAAGTGCTGTTCGTGTTCGGGGGCTCGCTGGGGAGCATGGTGCTCAATGAAGCACTGCTCCAGGTGCTCCCCACCCTACTGGATGAACCCCAACTGCATTTGCTCTGGCAAACCGGCCGAAAACATTACGAACACGTACGGCAGCGTCTGGAGACGTTAGCAAAGCCATTGCGGCATCGGATACGGCTGTTGCCCTATGTCGAGGATATGGCAGCAGCTTATGCGGCCGCCGACCTGGTGCTCTGCCGGGCCGGTGCGTTGACCTGCAGCGAACTCATGGTAACGGGAACGCCGGCGATTCTTGTGCCGGCCAGGCAAGTAGCAGCCGACCATCAGACGCATAATGCCGAAAGTATGGAGCGAGCGGGTGCAGCCCGGCACGTACCAGAGGCAGAGCTGCCGCAGCGCCTGGTGCGTGAGGTGTGGACGCTACTGGCCGATGCGGAGCGCCGGGCAGCAATGGCTCAGGCGGCGCGACGCATGGCGCGCCCGCAGGCCGCTGCGCAGATTGCGTCGGAGGTGCTGGAGCTGACCACCCACGGACGGGTGCAATCTGAAAAGAAGTGCTATGGTTAG
- the murC gene encoding UDP-N-acetylmuramate--L-alanine ligase, producing the protein MFGRVRHVHMVGIGGIGMSSIAEVLLLRGFRVTGSDLKRSEITERLERLGAVVYEGHCPEHVGTADVVVYSSAVRPQENPETLEALRRRIPLIPRAEMLGELMRMKFGIGVAGTHGKTTTTSMVGLVVSEGGFDPTIIVGGKVAAFESNAVAGEGDIIVIEADEYDRTFLRLTPTLAVVTSIEPEHLDIYQDLDDLKAAFRQFASSIPFFGAAILCLDDPNVQALVGELDRRVRTYGLARQAEIRAENVQFEGFGAQFEVLLQGKPLGVVQLQVPGMHNVRNALAAVAVGLELEIPFESIQRGLARFTGVRRRFERLGEVHGILVIDDYAHHPTEIRVTLEAATIAMPERRLVAVFQPHLYSRTRDFQEDFARSFVDADVLVVTEVYGAREEPIPGITGEHIARLAQRFGHRNVHYVPDRRKIPGYLLEHVLQPGDAVLFMGAGDIWRAARELLDYLQLTEVLPHASS; encoded by the coding sequence CTGTTCGGGCGAGTCCGCCATGTGCACATGGTAGGCATTGGCGGCATTGGAATGAGCTCCATAGCCGAGGTGCTCTTGCTGCGCGGTTTCCGCGTGACGGGATCTGACCTGAAACGCAGTGAGATTACGGAGCGGCTGGAACGGCTGGGCGCCGTCGTTTACGAGGGGCACTGCCCGGAGCATGTGGGCACTGCCGATGTGGTGGTTTATTCGTCGGCTGTGCGCCCCCAGGAAAACCCCGAAACGCTGGAAGCACTGCGTCGCCGCATTCCACTTATCCCGCGTGCCGAGATGCTGGGCGAACTGATGCGCATGAAGTTCGGCATCGGGGTGGCGGGGACGCACGGCAAGACGACCACGACGTCGATGGTGGGGCTGGTGGTCTCTGAAGGAGGATTTGATCCTACCATTATTGTAGGGGGCAAGGTGGCGGCGTTCGAGTCAAATGCAGTAGCCGGAGAGGGGGACATCATTGTCATTGAAGCGGACGAATATGACCGCACGTTTCTGCGCCTGACCCCAACGCTGGCTGTAGTAACCAGCATTGAACCAGAGCACCTGGATATTTACCAGGACCTGGACGACCTGAAGGCGGCTTTTCGCCAGTTTGCCAGCAGCATTCCTTTCTTCGGAGCAGCCATCCTGTGTCTGGACGATCCCAATGTGCAGGCGTTGGTCGGAGAACTGGATCGCCGGGTACGCACCTACGGACTGGCCCGACAGGCCGAGATTCGTGCCGAAAACGTTCAGTTTGAAGGGTTCGGGGCCCAGTTCGAGGTGCTGCTGCAAGGCAAACCGCTGGGTGTCGTTCAGCTTCAGGTGCCCGGAATGCACAACGTGCGCAATGCCCTGGCTGCTGTAGCGGTGGGGCTGGAGCTGGAGATCCCCTTTGAAAGCATCCAGAGGGGGCTGGCCCGTTTTACAGGCGTTCGCCGACGCTTTGAGCGACTGGGCGAAGTGCACGGCATCCTGGTCATTGATGACTACGCGCACCACCCAACAGAAATTCGCGTGACGCTGGAGGCGGCCACCATTGCCATGCCCGAACGACGGCTGGTTGCCGTCTTCCAGCCACACCTGTACAGCCGCACGCGGGACTTTCAGGAAGACTTTGCGCGATCGTTTGTAGACGCTGATGTGCTGGTGGTGACCGAAGTATATGGTGCCCGTGAGGAGCCTATTCCGGGGATTACGGGGGAACACATTGCGCGTCTGGCGCAGCGGTTTGGCCATCGCAACGTGCACTACGTCCCTGATCGTCGCAAAATTCCAGGCTATCTGCTGGAGCATGTGCTGCAACCGGGAGATGCCGTGCTGTTTATGGGCGCAGGAGACATCTGGCGGGCCGCCCGTGAGCTGCTGGACTATCTACAGTTAACCGAGGTGCTGCCGCATGCCTCGTCGTAG
- a CDS encoding cell division protein FtsQ/DivIB, producing MPRRSTYIPRRRQRRVLVGRRLLGRLLVIGLPTVALCSAAWLWLENVRLTRIEVVGARQADPESLRRLAAVDSGAVLFDLDPALIADRVARHPWVRTASVTRWPTGTLRIAVEERMPVVLQMSKDGRPVGYLDAEGYGLPLGQGPAADVPLLYGVRVPAHPMRPLEDEPVRMLLFALASLKEPERALISEIVRLPNGEFWLYTTPAAGQRSIPVRLGTEDFLQRLHRLVAFWHQAVLTQPNKTFALIDLRFANQIVVREQTHPSTQKSALGHE from the coding sequence ATGCCTCGTCGTAGCACATACATTCCGCGTCGTAGGCAACGGCGGGTGCTGGTAGGACGCCGCCTGCTGGGTCGGCTGCTGGTTATAGGGCTGCCGACGGTGGCCCTGTGCAGCGCAGCCTGGCTTTGGCTGGAAAACGTGCGCCTGACGCGCATTGAGGTTGTGGGGGCTCGCCAGGCCGATCCGGAAAGCTTGCGACGCTTAGCGGCTGTTGATTCTGGAGCGGTGCTGTTTGATCTGGATCCCGCGTTGATTGCGGACCGGGTTGCCCGGCATCCCTGGGTGCGGACAGCGTCTGTGACGCGCTGGCCCACGGGCACCCTGCGCATTGCGGTAGAGGAGCGCATGCCGGTGGTGTTGCAGATGAGCAAAGACGGACGGCCGGTCGGGTATCTGGATGCGGAGGGGTATGGCCTGCCATTAGGTCAGGGGCCGGCCGCTGACGTGCCGCTGCTCTACGGCGTGCGCGTTCCAGCGCATCCAATGCGTCCGCTGGAGGACGAACCCGTGCGGATGCTGCTGTTTGCCCTGGCCTCCCTAAAGGAGCCAGAACGCGCTCTGATTTCGGAAATCGTGCGCCTGCCGAACGGCGAATTCTGGCTGTACACGACGCCCGCCGCCGGGCAGCGTAGCATTCCAGTGCGGCTGGGCACCGAAGATTTTCTGCAGCGGCTGCATCGGCTGGTGGCCTTCTGGCATCAGGCCGTGCTGACGCAACCGAACAAAACGTTTGCTCTGATTGATCTCCGTTTCGCGAATCAGATCGTGGTGCGTGAGCAGACGCACCCGTCAACCCAAAAATCTGCGTTGGGCCATGAATGA